Proteins from a genomic interval of Flammeovirgaceae bacterium SG7u.111:
- a CDS encoding alpha/beta hydrolase, with protein MRFFKITRRIILLLLSFLYFTTASGQERIMLWKEGALPNSKGVEVKDSINNERLFQVDKPWITPFFTSNQENKGAAVLIIPGGGYHHLSFNISGYQMAKWFNTLGMNAFVLSHRLPLSPDLVKREIAPLQDAQRAMQIIRANAEKWGIDTTRVGVWGASAGGHLAASLSTIQEDYTQTSKGQLYHSYRPDFTILISPVIDLGEFAHRGSRDNLLGENPSKELVQKFSLQNQVSEYTPPTFVCHAFNDTGVSPQNSMLFFNALMDKGIASSSLHIFPQGGHNIALRNNPGSTNLWTQLCESWLIETHIINENIKK; from the coding sequence GTGAGATTTTTTAAAATAACACGCAGAATCATCCTTCTGCTCTTATCATTTCTCTATTTTACTACTGCCTCTGGGCAAGAACGAATTATGCTTTGGAAAGAAGGGGCTTTACCCAATTCCAAAGGAGTAGAAGTAAAAGACAGCATCAATAACGAGCGACTATTCCAAGTTGACAAACCTTGGATCACTCCTTTTTTTACCTCCAACCAAGAGAACAAAGGAGCTGCCGTTTTGATCATTCCCGGTGGTGGTTATCACCATCTTTCTTTCAACATCAGTGGCTACCAAATGGCAAAATGGTTCAACACGTTGGGGATGAACGCCTTCGTGCTCAGCCATCGTTTACCACTTTCCCCCGATTTGGTTAAAAGAGAAATCGCACCCTTGCAAGATGCCCAGCGGGCAATGCAGATCATCCGAGCCAATGCGGAAAAGTGGGGCATTGACACCACGAGAGTTGGTGTGTGGGGCGCTTCTGCAGGAGGACATTTAGCGGCTTCGCTTAGTACAATTCAAGAAGATTATACCCAGACTTCCAAAGGCCAACTTTATCACTCGTACCGACCAGATTTCACGATCTTGATCTCTCCTGTGATAGACTTGGGCGAGTTTGCCCACCGAGGAAGTAGGGATAATTTGTTGGGGGAAAATCCGTCAAAAGAACTTGTGCAGAAGTTCTCACTTCAAAACCAAGTGAGCGAGTACACTCCTCCCACTTTTGTCTGCCATGCATTTAACGACACAGGGGTTTCTCCCCAAAACAGCATGCTATTTTTCAACGCATTAATGGACAAAGGAATCGCTTCTTCGTCTTTACATATTTTCCCACAAGGTGGGCACAATATCGCACTTAGAAACAACCCAGGCTCAACAAATTTATGGACACAGCTATGCGAAAGCTGGCTAATAGAAACTCATATTATCAATGAAAACATCAAAAAATAA
- a CDS encoding pectinesterase family protein: protein MKTSKNKTLLTLTLLLLGIGFGYAQPKVYPNKFTVAKDGSGDFPTIQEAINAVRDHSEQKVVIHIKNGTYQEKVVVPSEKRNIAFVGEDIDKTIISFNDYSGKERLYKDRRGFDKFTTYNSYTLLVQGNDFTAENLTIQNTAGRVGQAVAVHVEADRVAFKNCKILANQDTLYVSKDGTRNFFTNCYIEGTTDFIFGAATTFFEECTIVSKKNSFVTAASTRDVQPYGFIFLNCKLLRQGDLVNKVYLGRPWRPYAKTVFINTEMDEHILKEGWDNWRNPENEKTVFYAEYNSKYINGKSDFSQRVSWSKQLSKKDIKQFEYETVMGGWYPSFYQQD, encoded by the coding sequence ATGAAAACATCAAAAAATAAAACTTTACTAACCCTTACTTTATTACTATTGGGCATCGGCTTTGGCTACGCACAACCCAAGGTCTACCCCAACAAATTTACCGTGGCAAAAGACGGCAGCGGGGACTTCCCTACCATCCAAGAAGCTATAAATGCGGTGAGGGACCATTCGGAACAAAAGGTGGTAATCCACATAAAAAATGGTACTTATCAGGAAAAAGTGGTTGTCCCTTCAGAAAAAAGGAACATCGCTTTTGTAGGAGAAGACATAGACAAAACAATCATTTCCTTCAATGATTATTCGGGAAAAGAGCGCCTTTACAAAGATAGGCGAGGATTCGACAAATTTACCACGTACAATTCCTATACGCTGCTAGTACAGGGAAATGATTTTACCGCTGAAAACCTTACTATCCAAAATACCGCTGGGCGAGTAGGCCAGGCAGTAGCAGTACACGTGGAAGCAGATCGAGTAGCCTTCAAAAACTGTAAGATTTTAGCAAACCAAGACACCTTGTATGTATCTAAAGACGGGACCAGAAACTTTTTCACAAATTGCTACATAGAAGGCACGACGGACTTCATTTTTGGGGCAGCTACCACTTTTTTTGAGGAGTGCACCATAGTTAGCAAAAAAAACTCTTTTGTTACGGCTGCATCTACTAGAGATGTTCAGCCTTACGGTTTTATCTTCCTCAACTGCAAACTGCTCCGGCAAGGCGATTTAGTCAATAAAGTTTACCTAGGACGCCCTTGGAGACCTTATGCGAAAACAGTGTTCATCAACACAGAAATGGACGAACATATTTTAAAAGAGGGATGGGACAATTGGAGAAATCCGGAAAACGAAAAAACGGTGTTTTATGCAGAATACAACAGTAAATATATCAATGGGAAATCTGATTTTTCACAACGTGTAAGCTGGAGCAAGCAGCTGAGCAAAAAGGACATCAAACAGTTTGAATACGAAACCGTAATGGGTGGATGGTATCCTAGCTTTTATCAGCAAGATTAA
- a CDS encoding glycoside hydrolase family 28 protein — MKLKKFTTLFLWGIIILFSYTNSFAQETYNWEHLPTIQEPDFKSDTSNILDFGAKPDGITLNTEQINKAIADCSKKGGGVVLVPSGYWITGPIKMQSNVNLHLAKNAFLQFTKDFDQYKMVEGVYEGKPSARNESPIMGTQLENIAITGFGTIDGNGDVWRMVKKDKLTESEWKKKVASGGLLSEDGKTWFPSEKTKKAHEGNRTSVMEAGMKLSDFEDIKDYLRPNMLVLTECKKVLLEGVTFQNSPAWNLHPLICEDLTLRNLFIKNPDYAQNGDGIDIESCKNVLIEGCTIDVGDDAICIKSGKDKPGRDRGVPTENVIVRNNIVYKGHGGFVVGSEMSGGAKNIFVSNCSFMGTDKGLRFKTTRGRGGVVENIYIKDINMVDIVHEAVMFNMYYWTKTPGSNEKMTIPPVTEETPQFKDIYIENIVCNGAERGICIKGIPEMPVQNINMKNIFITTEKGVEITYAQGVSLQNATIHTKDKSPLIYIESSEKVVVDNLAFGKGIDTVFEINGESTKGIQLLNTDLHKEIKKATFQHEATKQALLK, encoded by the coding sequence ATGAAATTAAAGAAATTCACAACTCTATTTTTATGGGGCATTATCATCCTATTTTCCTATACAAATTCTTTTGCACAAGAAACGTATAATTGGGAGCATTTACCAACCATCCAAGAACCTGATTTTAAATCAGATACATCCAATATATTGGACTTTGGCGCAAAGCCTGATGGCATCACGCTGAACACAGAACAGATAAACAAAGCCATAGCCGATTGCAGCAAAAAAGGTGGCGGAGTTGTCCTCGTTCCCAGCGGATATTGGATCACAGGGCCAATCAAAATGCAGAGCAATGTAAACTTGCACTTGGCAAAGAATGCCTTTTTGCAGTTCACCAAAGATTTTGACCAATACAAAATGGTGGAGGGAGTGTACGAAGGAAAACCTTCGGCAAGAAACGAGTCCCCAATTATGGGAACTCAACTTGAAAATATTGCCATCACAGGTTTTGGTACCATCGACGGAAACGGCGATGTATGGCGAATGGTGAAAAAAGATAAGCTGACCGAATCGGAATGGAAGAAAAAAGTTGCTTCAGGAGGACTGCTGAGCGAAGATGGCAAAACGTGGTTTCCTTCCGAAAAAACTAAAAAAGCCCATGAGGGAAATCGCACGAGCGTGATGGAAGCAGGTATGAAATTAAGCGATTTTGAAGACATAAAAGATTACCTCAGACCCAATATGTTGGTACTTACCGAGTGCAAAAAAGTCTTGCTTGAAGGGGTCACTTTTCAAAATTCTCCCGCTTGGAACCTCCATCCGCTTATTTGCGAAGACCTTACGCTTAGAAACTTATTTATCAAAAACCCCGATTATGCCCAAAATGGAGACGGCATCGACATCGAATCTTGTAAAAACGTATTGATAGAAGGCTGCACAATCGACGTTGGGGACGATGCCATCTGCATAAAATCTGGAAAGGACAAGCCGGGAAGGGACAGAGGAGTTCCGACTGAAAATGTGATTGTTAGGAACAATATAGTCTATAAAGGGCACGGAGGCTTCGTAGTGGGAAGCGAGATGTCGGGCGGGGCTAAAAACATCTTCGTTTCCAACTGCTCGTTCATGGGAACTGATAAAGGCTTGCGCTTCAAAACGACCAGAGGAAGAGGCGGCGTAGTAGAAAACATCTATATCAAGGATATCAACATGGTGGATATCGTGCATGAAGCCGTCATGTTCAATATGTATTACTGGACGAAAACTCCCGGATCTAATGAAAAAATGACGATCCCTCCTGTCACCGAAGAGACGCCACAGTTCAAGGATATTTACATTGAAAACATTGTTTGCAATGGCGCAGAAAGAGGGATTTGTATAAAAGGGATTCCCGAAATGCCCGTGCAGAACATCAATATGAAAAACATCTTCATCACGACTGAAAAAGGTGTGGAAATCACCTACGCCCAAGGTGTTTCTTTGCAAAACGCAACTATCCATACCAAAGACAAAAGCCCGCTCATCTACATAGAGTCAAGCGAAAAAGTAGTTGTAGACAACTTGGCTTTTGGGAAAGGGATCGATACTGTATTTGAAATAAATGGGGAATCAACAAAAGGTATTCAGCTTTTGAATACGGATTTGCACAAGGAAATCAAGAAGGCGACTTTCCAGCATGAGGCTACTAAGCAAGCACTGCTAAAGTAA
- a CDS encoding glycoside hydrolase family 88 protein yields the protein MKMKPKLHSTIIFAFCITILIGCSPSEKKEKKEVPAKEKWSQLMTESEIKRNPEAWMLDFHTEPRWSYVNGLVCLSILKVWEDTDDPKYFDYVKGYADSLINSEGEIMGRFRKEAFNIDAINSGKILFALYDKTGDERYKKAIDALYDQLHDQPRISEGGFWHKKIYPNQMWLDGIYMGSPFYAQYAKTYGDDSMFDDIALQFELMHENARDSITGWYYHGWNPRKDVYWADPETGLSKHFWGRGVGWYYMALIDALDFFPKDHPKRQQLIDEFTELSATAKRWQNEKTGLWYQVLDQGDRKGNYLEATCSSMFAYGLLKGIDQGYLGDEYVPTAEKAYKGIIDNLIIKHSNEEVELTECCAGAGLGPADNLVRNGTYEYYINEKKRSNDGKGTGPFIMASLLYENMEIFNKK from the coding sequence ATGAAAATGAAACCTAAGCTTCATAGCACAATCATCTTTGCATTCTGCATTACGATACTAATTGGTTGCAGCCCCTCAGAAAAGAAAGAAAAAAAGGAGGTTCCAGCCAAAGAAAAATGGTCGCAGTTGATGACCGAGTCCGAGATAAAAAGAAATCCAGAGGCTTGGATGCTGGACTTCCATACGGAACCCCGATGGTCGTACGTAAACGGGCTTGTTTGCCTCTCCATTCTGAAAGTTTGGGAAGATACAGATGACCCCAAATATTTCGATTATGTAAAAGGATATGCCGATTCTTTGATAAATTCTGAAGGGGAAATTATGGGAAGATTCAGGAAAGAAGCGTTTAATATTGATGCCATCAACTCAGGCAAGATTTTATTTGCACTCTATGATAAAACAGGTGATGAACGCTATAAAAAAGCAATTGATGCTCTTTATGACCAACTCCACGACCAGCCTAGGATAAGCGAAGGAGGTTTTTGGCATAAAAAAATCTACCCTAACCAAATGTGGCTAGATGGCATATACATGGGCAGCCCTTTTTATGCGCAATATGCCAAAACCTATGGTGATGACTCCATGTTCGACGATATCGCTCTTCAGTTTGAATTAATGCACGAAAATGCTCGGGATAGCATAACGGGTTGGTATTACCACGGATGGAACCCTCGCAAAGATGTGTATTGGGCAGACCCTGAAACAGGACTTTCGAAGCACTTTTGGGGAAGAGGCGTAGGATGGTACTACATGGCGCTGATAGATGCACTTGACTTCTTCCCAAAAGACCATCCAAAACGCCAACAGTTGATAGATGAATTTACAGAACTTTCAGCTACTGCCAAACGCTGGCAAAATGAAAAAACTGGGCTTTGGTACCAAGTATTAGACCAAGGTGACCGCAAAGGAAATTACCTAGAAGCAACTTGCTCGTCTATGTTTGCCTACGGACTGCTCAAAGGAATTGACCAAGGATATTTGGGAGATGAGTATGTTCCTACGGCTGAAAAGGCTTACAAAGGGATAATCGACAACCTGATCATAAAACACTCGAACGAAGAAGTAGAATTGACCGAGTGCTGTGCTGGCGCAGGCTTAGGCCCTGCCGATAATTTAGTGCGCAATGGTACTTACGAATATTACATAAATGAGAAAAAAAGGTCGAACGATGGAAAAGGGACAGGTCCTTTCATCATGGCGAGCCTGTTATATGAAAACATGGAAATCTTTAACAAAAAATAG
- a CDS encoding glycoside hydrolase 43 family protein — MKKYPKLTYSILFALFAFVSTHTEAQYVSEAWSPDLGDGNYKNPVIHADYSDPDICKAGDDFYMTSSSFNSVPALPILHSKDLVNWELINYAIPSFPGSYFDTPQHGNGVWAPCIRYHEGMFYIYWGDPDRGIYMVQTDDPAGEWSAPILVKKAYGNIDSSPLWDDDGKVYLVHAFAHSRAGIKSTLQVVELSKDGSQIMDKGTIVFDGHKDHETIEGPKFYKRNGYYYIFAPAGGVPTGWQLILRSKNVYGPYEEKIVLAQGETPINGPHQGGWVELENGENWFFHFQDKGAYGRILHLQPVEWIDDWPIMGNDKDGDGTGEPFLVHKKPNLPTQKVVNPIESDEFDCKTLGLQWQWNANPQPGWYSLAAKEGQLKLNTKPTSELASNLWLSPNILLQKFPAEEFKNTVKMDVSNLKDGEETGLLIFGLDYASLVAKKKKGEVYIEQRVCLQAEKNKEEKTLNSAKIVGTTVWLRSEVKKGALVNFSYSTDGKVFKPIGQEFTAKEGKWVGAKSGLYAKRDKETGLGGYVLIDWFHVEK; from the coding sequence ATGAAAAAATACCCTAAATTAACTTATTCAATACTTTTTGCTTTGTTTGCTTTCGTATCTACCCATACAGAAGCACAGTATGTATCCGAAGCTTGGTCGCCAGATTTGGGTGATGGAAATTACAAAAACCCTGTCATCCATGCGGATTATTCCGACCCTGATATTTGTAAGGCAGGAGATGATTTTTACATGACCTCTTCTTCTTTCAATTCCGTTCCCGCTTTGCCAATCCTACATTCAAAAGACTTGGTAAACTGGGAATTGATCAACTACGCAATCCCTTCTTTCCCAGGTAGCTATTTCGATACTCCCCAACATGGAAATGGGGTTTGGGCACCCTGTATCCGCTACCACGAGGGCATGTTCTACATCTACTGGGGCGATCCAGACCGAGGTATTTACATGGTACAAACCGATGACCCAGCGGGAGAATGGTCTGCGCCAATCTTGGTAAAAAAAGCATATGGAAACATAGACTCCAGCCCGCTTTGGGATGATGATGGAAAGGTATACTTAGTCCATGCCTTCGCCCATAGCCGAGCGGGTATCAAGAGTACGCTCCAAGTGGTGGAGTTGAGCAAAGACGGTTCGCAAATTATGGACAAGGGAACAATCGTTTTCGATGGGCATAAAGACCATGAAACTATTGAAGGGCCTAAGTTTTACAAAAGAAATGGGTACTACTACATTTTCGCACCAGCGGGTGGAGTTCCCACTGGTTGGCAACTTATATTGCGTTCTAAGAACGTGTATGGTCCTTATGAGGAAAAAATCGTACTTGCCCAAGGCGAAACACCCATCAATGGTCCTCACCAAGGTGGTTGGGTAGAGCTGGAAAACGGTGAAAACTGGTTCTTCCATTTCCAAGACAAAGGAGCATATGGAAGAATTCTCCACTTGCAACCCGTAGAGTGGATTGACGATTGGCCCATCATGGGCAACGACAAAGATGGTGATGGTACAGGAGAACCTTTCCTTGTTCATAAAAAACCAAACTTGCCCACACAAAAAGTGGTAAATCCAATAGAATCGGATGAATTTGACTGTAAAACCTTAGGGCTACAATGGCAATGGAATGCCAATCCCCAACCAGGGTGGTACAGCCTAGCTGCTAAAGAAGGGCAGCTGAAGTTGAACACAAAACCAACTTCAGAATTAGCCAGTAATTTGTGGCTTTCTCCTAATATTCTTCTCCAAAAATTCCCCGCAGAAGAGTTCAAAAACACCGTCAAAATGGATGTGTCTAACCTGAAAGATGGCGAAGAAACTGGCTTATTGATTTTTGGACTGGACTATGCGTCTCTGGTAGCCAAGAAGAAAAAAGGAGAGGTTTACATCGAACAGCGAGTTTGCCTACAAGCGGAAAAAAATAAGGAGGAGAAAACACTTAACTCAGCTAAAATTGTTGGCACAACAGTTTGGTTAAGATCCGAAGTAAAAAAAGGAGCACTGGTCAACTTTTCTTATAGCACAGATGGGAAAGTTTTCAAACCAATTGGACAAGAGTTCACTGCCAAGGAAGGCAAATGGGTAGGAGCTAAATCAGGACTCTACGCCAAAAGAGACAAAGAAACAGGGCTTGGAGGCTACGTTCTTATCGATTGGTTCCATGTTGAGAAATAG
- a CDS encoding cyclic nucleotide-binding domain-containing protein: MIKKYSVKAWNLLILISTSFVAIFIPLDTIFGFEPTWVHYIIDLVGGIFLADIVVSIVNAKKDTTASLFEDEDSLSVYLRYWLILDIIAIIPFKYLAYNPFFQLFMLVKIFKALRIMSRFRHYEVKRATELAICYLLIWLIHISHWISCAWIYISGIRPEFDATSNYIRALYWSVTTLTTVGYGDITPDQYNNTQMIFTIFVEILGVAVYGYVIGNVAGIISKTDPAKAQYQHNIEKLTALIQYRQLPISLQGKIRDYYTYLWKKRMGFNEMDFLEGLPDHLQKEVSLHLKKEIINKIPLFQFCTDDFVKEISMHLVPEVVTPEDRVFSYGDEGKEMYFVVKGELQVLSGDSGKEIDRLYEGDFFGEIALFLDATRSATIKAVTYCDLYKLRKVHFERIVHRYPEIGAQIKAQAKIRKDRDD, encoded by the coding sequence TTGATAAAGAAATACTCAGTAAAAGCTTGGAACTTGTTGATTCTGATAAGTACGAGTTTTGTAGCTATTTTCATCCCTCTTGATACCATCTTTGGGTTTGAGCCTACATGGGTTCATTATATTATCGATTTGGTAGGTGGGATTTTTTTGGCGGATATAGTGGTAAGCATTGTAAATGCCAAGAAGGATACGACTGCTTCTCTTTTTGAAGACGAAGACAGCTTAAGCGTATATTTACGCTACTGGCTTATTCTTGATATTATTGCAATTATTCCTTTCAAGTATTTAGCCTACAATCCGTTTTTCCAACTTTTTATGCTAGTCAAAATCTTCAAGGCGTTGAGGATAATGTCGCGTTTTAGGCACTACGAAGTAAAGCGGGCTACGGAATTGGCGATTTGTTACCTGCTTATTTGGTTGATTCATATTTCACATTGGATCAGTTGTGCTTGGATTTACATTTCGGGGATTCGACCTGAGTTTGATGCTACTTCTAATTACATCCGGGCACTTTATTGGAGCGTGACCACACTTACCACGGTGGGATATGGTGATATTACGCCCGATCAGTATAATAACACACAGATGATATTTACCATTTTTGTAGAGATATTAGGGGTGGCTGTTTATGGTTATGTAATAGGTAATGTGGCGGGTATTATATCAAAAACAGACCCTGCAAAAGCCCAATATCAACATAACATAGAGAAGCTGACGGCACTGATTCAATACCGTCAACTGCCGATAAGCCTACAAGGAAAAATTCGCGATTATTATACCTATCTGTGGAAAAAGCGGATGGGCTTTAATGAAATGGATTTTTTGGAAGGATTGCCAGATCATTTGCAAAAAGAGGTTTCACTCCATCTGAAAAAGGAGATTATCAATAAAATCCCTCTTTTTCAGTTTTGTACCGATGACTTTGTGAAGGAAATTTCTATGCACTTGGTGCCAGAGGTAGTGACGCCAGAGGATCGGGTTTTTAGCTATGGAGACGAAGGAAAGGAGATGTATTTTGTGGTGAAAGGGGAATTGCAAGTACTTTCAGGGGATAGCGGAAAGGAAATAGACCGATTGTATGAAGGGGATTTCTTCGGGGAGATTGCCCTGTTTTTGGACGCCACTAGGTCGGCTACAATCAAGGCAGTGACCTACTGTGATTTATACAAGCTACGAAAAGTACATTTTGAGCGAATTGTCCATCGCTATCCTGAGATAGGGGCACAAATAAAGGCGCAGGCTAAGATCAGGAAAGATCGGGATGATTAG
- a CDS encoding penicillin acylase family protein → MKLIKRIFLGIVLLLTVGAIALFVYLQMQKPQYDGEVAISNLHSTTEVLYDEYGVPHIYGEDLEDLYRSLGYVHAQDRLFQMEMLRRVGGGRLSEILGADFVKTDQFFRTLGIAENSKQAVDLYFGEIDKPEEVYTLAYLDGINQYMANNTLPAEYAIMGIPEEEFTVEDVYNITGYMAFSFAAAFKVDPLVTKIHRDLGPEYLNSLAVDWPEGAELIPINNPDLPDSVILEATAGESITQMLEKLPVPLIMGSNGWVLSGKRTKSGKVLFSNDTHIGYSQPAVWYEAHLEGAGFSVYGNHLGGFPFPLVGHTRRHAWGLTMFENDDIDFYVEKQHPDDENLVRQEGEWIPLVIRKDTIKVKGGDDIVFEIKKSSHGPIVNKVVDAVGELEKNPVACWWTFTQKPANLLGVAYSFSHAKNMAEFKEGVSELRAPGLNVMYGDAEGNIAWWAAASIPDRPTHVHPKMFLGGESGEDDYKSFLDFSYNPKLENPESGFVYSANNQPDTVAGRLYHGYYVPEDRGLKIRQMLEKAEGWGVDEMKNMINDNTSPVTIEICEELLKIAGQEGAFGKSDTHERALNLLANWDGACEIDIAAPTIYYQWLGWIVQLTFEDELGEKDFSTFRSTHFMKRSLDKLIHNEAALWWDNSKTAEKETRGATVIAALDSALLQLVNGIGQDPEIWLWGLSHTLEHGHVLGSQAPLDKFFNVGPFPMDGSNETINNQVITISTDLEHKVKVGPAMRIIIDFDDIENAICVLPTGQSGNFMSPHYSDQAELFVNGKFRKMMMNEGEIREKSKHILMLKSE, encoded by the coding sequence ATGAAACTTATCAAAAGAATTTTCCTAGGAATTGTATTGCTCCTTACCGTTGGGGCTATTGCTCTGTTTGTTTATTTACAAATGCAAAAGCCTCAGTACGATGGGGAGGTGGCTATTTCTAACCTCCATTCCACTACGGAGGTGCTGTACGATGAGTATGGGGTCCCACATATTTATGGGGAAGACTTAGAGGATTTGTACCGAAGCTTGGGCTATGTACATGCGCAAGACAGGCTTTTCCAGATGGAAATGCTGCGGAGAGTAGGAGGGGGCAGGCTTTCGGAAATATTGGGGGCAGATTTTGTAAAAACGGATCAGTTTTTCAGGACACTTGGGATCGCTGAAAATAGCAAGCAAGCGGTGGACCTGTATTTCGGAGAAATTGATAAACCCGAGGAGGTATATACACTCGCATATTTGGATGGGATAAACCAGTACATGGCTAACAACACGTTGCCGGCGGAGTATGCGATTATGGGGATTCCCGAAGAGGAGTTTACAGTGGAGGATGTGTATAATATTACCGGGTATATGGCATTTTCTTTTGCGGCAGCATTTAAAGTTGACCCTTTGGTTACAAAAATACATAGGGACTTAGGTCCTGAATATTTGAACTCTTTGGCAGTAGACTGGCCCGAGGGAGCGGAGCTTATTCCTATAAACAATCCTGACTTGCCAGATTCAGTGATTTTGGAAGCAACTGCTGGTGAAAGCATTACCCAAATGTTGGAGAAGCTGCCCGTGCCGCTGATTATGGGGAGCAACGGTTGGGTGCTAAGTGGCAAGCGGACAAAGAGTGGGAAAGTACTTTTCAGTAACGATACACATATTGGTTATTCGCAGCCGGCGGTGTGGTACGAAGCGCACTTGGAAGGAGCAGGCTTTTCCGTATATGGCAACCATCTGGGCGGCTTTCCTTTTCCCTTGGTAGGGCATACGCGCAGGCATGCTTGGGGGCTGACTATGTTTGAGAATGATGACATTGATTTTTATGTAGAAAAACAACACCCGGACGACGAGAACTTGGTGAGGCAGGAAGGAGAATGGATTCCTTTAGTGATAAGAAAAGACACCATAAAAGTGAAAGGGGGTGATGATATTGTATTTGAAATAAAAAAATCATCGCATGGCCCTATAGTAAACAAGGTGGTGGATGCGGTAGGCGAACTAGAGAAGAACCCGGTGGCTTGTTGGTGGACATTTACTCAAAAGCCTGCTAATTTGTTGGGTGTCGCTTATAGTTTTTCTCATGCAAAAAACATGGCTGAGTTTAAGGAAGGGGTATCTGAATTGCGTGCGCCTGGGTTAAATGTGATGTACGGAGATGCAGAAGGAAATATTGCTTGGTGGGCTGCGGCATCCATTCCCGATAGGCCCACACATGTGCATCCTAAGATGTTTTTAGGTGGGGAAAGTGGGGAGGATGACTATAAAAGCTTTCTTGACTTTAGCTACAATCCGAAGTTGGAAAACCCGGAGTCGGGCTTTGTCTATTCGGCAAATAACCAGCCCGATACGGTGGCAGGTAGGCTTTACCACGGGTACTATGTACCCGAAGATAGGGGCTTGAAAATACGGCAAATGCTGGAAAAAGCAGAAGGCTGGGGCGTAGATGAAATGAAAAACATGATCAACGATAATACCTCTCCCGTAACGATTGAAATATGTGAGGAACTATTGAAAATAGCGGGGCAAGAAGGAGCTTTTGGCAAGAGTGATACGCATGAAAGGGCATTGAACCTTTTGGCAAATTGGGACGGGGCTTGTGAGATAGATATTGCTGCACCAACTATTTATTACCAGTGGTTGGGGTGGATAGTTCAACTGACTTTTGAAGATGAATTGGGTGAAAAAGATTTTTCCACGTTCCGTTCCACGCATTTTATGAAAAGGAGCTTGGATAAGCTTATCCATAATGAGGCAGCGCTTTGGTGGGATAATTCGAAAACAGCAGAAAAGGAAACTAGAGGCGCAACTGTTATTGCTGCATTAGATTCTGCTTTGCTTCAGTTGGTGAACGGGATAGGACAAGATCCTGAGATTTGGCTTTGGGGGCTTTCGCACACATTGGAACATGGACATGTGCTGGGTAGCCAAGCCCCGCTCGATAAATTCTTTAACGTAGGTCCTTTTCCCATGGATGGCAGTAATGAGACGATTAATAATCAGGTAATTACAATCTCTACCGACTTGGAGCATAAGGTGAAAGTAGGTCCAGCAATGCGGATCATCATCGATTTTGATGATATTGAAAATGCTATTTGTGTGTTGCCTACGGGGCAGTCTGGTAATTTTATGAGTCCACATTACAGCGATCAGGCAGAGCTATTTGTAAATGGTAAGTTCAGGAAAATGATGATGAATGAAGGGGAGATTAGGGAGAAAAGTAAGCATATTTTGATGTTGAAGTCCGAGTGA